GGCTCATAAAACTCCTCCGAAAGCATCCGGTTGATGCTTTTTTTATATCAAATTCCGACTGCCGGATGAACAGTTATTATTATTCCTCAGACGACAGCCCGCTCCTCGATTCAAGTCAAACGAATAACAAATGAAGATGGCAGACGCAATCATAAATTGTGATCTTGACAATTCAATCTCTGCCATACTAATACATTTAAAGATATGTAACGGTTTCTTTTTTTTGCAAAGCGCCCAATTGAGCATCTGTTCATATTCAAATCAATCGGCACGGTTGCATTTCAATCTTTTTTACTGATCACCTCACAAAACATGTTTTACTGAATACGATGCTGATTAAAATCAATCCCCATAATCCACCAAAACGCCTCATTGTCAAAACGATTGAATGTCTGCGTAAAGGCGGAATCATAGCATATCCGACTGACACCTGCTACGGAATCGGCTGCGATATCCTGAACAAAAAGGCCATTCAGAAAATATATCAGCTCAAAAAACAGGATAAAGACAAACCTTTCAGCTTTATGTGCTCTGGCCTGACCAATATCAGCGAATATGCCAAAGTTTCAAATTATGCTTACAAAACCATGAAACGGTTACTTCCCGGACCCTACACATTTGTTCTGGAAGGTTCCAAGCTGGTTCCGAAGATCATGCTGACAAAACGAAAAACCGCGGGGATACGGGTACCGGATAACAATATATGCATCGCACTGGTAGAAGAACTCGGAAATCCAATTATCACCACCAGCGCCACAACCCCGGACGGGCTTCTGGTGAATGACCCGACCCTGATTCAGGATTATTTCGGCTCACGAATCGATATTGTAATCGATGGA
This genomic stretch from Desulfobacterales bacterium harbors:
- a CDS encoding L-threonylcarbamoyladenylate synthase, which produces MLIKINPHNPPKRLIVKTIECLRKGGIIAYPTDTCYGIGCDILNKKAIQKIYQLKKQDKDKPFSFMCSGLTNISEYAKVSNYAYKTMKRLLPGPYTFVLEGSKLVPKIMLTKRKTAGIRVPDNNICIALVEELGNPIITTSATTPDGLLVNDPTLIQDYFGSRIDIVIDGDIVYGKSSSVISLIGDIPEVLRHGAGDISMFE